In Pelosinus sp. UFO1, one genomic interval encodes:
- the spoIIID gene encoding sporulation transcriptional regulator SpoIIID, protein MKDYIRKRVLDICQHILESKHTVRQSAIVFGVSKSTVHKDMIERLPLVNKKMANRVRVILEQNKAERHIRGGEATRKKYKDVGKSDKK, encoded by the coding sequence ATGAAAGATTATATCCGTAAAAGGGTATTGGACATTTGTCAGCACATTTTAGAAAGCAAACATACAGTGCGGCAATCAGCAATTGTTTTTGGTGTAAGTAAAAGTACAGTACATAAAGATATGATAGAACGTTTACCGTTAGTAAATAAGAAAATGGCAAATCGAGTAAGAGTTATACTAGAACAAAATAAGGCAGAGCGCCATATCCGTGGTGGGGAAGCAACTCGCAAAAAATATAAAGATGTTGGAAAAAGTGACAAAAAATGA